AAGATAATAACTAAAGGAAATAGGGCAATAATTACTAAATATTGCCGGAATTGTTTAATTCCCTGAAATCCTGATGCCAATAAAGCGAAACCTATGGAACTGATTAATGGCAGAAAATACCAGAAAATAGAGATTTCTTGGAATGAAAAATTTGCATTGAGGTAGGGAATGATTATCAAACAACAACCAATAAAATTAGTCGGAAATCGGCTAACTAAGGTGAGGTCATAGCGTTTCTGGTAAAGATGCCCCAGGATACTTGTATATAGCGCTAGTTCCAAGAACCATTGATTGAAATCTTGTTCAACTCGCCAGTAGAGTGTTAGGTTAATTGAAGAAATCAACCCAAAGATGAATAGGAGCAGGAAAGTATGATCAGTATGATTGAGTAAGTTAACTTTCCTGAATCTTCCCATTTTACGTTTAATTGCTAACATTATCTGTAACATTCTAAAAAGCCTGGCCTATTTTGAACCAAACAAACACAAAGGTAAAACCAAGAATAAAGAGAGCAATAATTGTTCTATAACTATTTTTCCATCTATTCCTATATTGCTGTCGCTTAGCTTGGGCTGCCGCTTCGGAAATTCTTCTTTTGGCAATGAGTAAGTTTTGTGTAATTGCATTTTTGATCTGAGGATCTGGTAAATTTAATTCCTTTGGACTCAGGTTGATATTCTTACCAAAAAGCTTGAGTTGTTTTGTACTAACCCCAGAATTTAGACTCTTCTCGATTTGGCTTATTTGTTCAATATTGCTCTTTTGCTGTTCGATGATCTGATTATTTACTGATTTTAATAAACGTCCTGTATTTACAAAAACCAGGGGAATTGCCAGGAAAAATGCGACTCCCATCAATAGGATTATCCAGCGAATAATTTTTTGAAAAATAATTTCTGGAAAGCGGATGTCATATTGATTTTCACTAAAATAACGAGTAAAAATAAACCCCAAACCAATCAAAAAAATCCAACTGTGTTCAGTGAATGCTCTAATAGAATTAAGTTCACTTTCAAAGTTTTGGAGTTGGAACTCAGAAAGAACATAGATAAAGTCTATGAATGACATAATCACAAGAGCATAACCGATGATTGGTAATAGACCAGTCAGATCACTACTCTTAAATGAGATTCCTATTAATTTAACCCGACGGAAAAATTTGATAAAATTCCTGACTAAAGAGAAAAAGAAGAAATTAATGCTTTTTCTAATGTTCTTCATGTTCATGATGTTTGTTTATGCTATATAGCGGTATGCACTTGAGTGAGATACAGTCAGTGAATTAT
The DNA window shown above is from Anabaena sp. WA102 and carries:
- the hpsJ-A gene encoding HpsJ-like protein, cyanoexosortase A-associated, whose amino-acid sequence is MNMKNIRKSINFFFFSLVRNFIKFFRRVKLIGISFKSSDLTGLLPIIGYALVIMSFIDFIYVLSEFQLQNFESELNSIRAFTEHSWIFLIGLGFIFTRYFSENQYDIRFPEIIFQKIIRWIILLMGVAFFLAIPLVFVNTGRLLKSVNNQIIEQQKSNIEQISQIEKSLNSGVSTKQLKLFGKNINLSPKELNLPDPQIKNAITQNLLIAKRRISEAAAQAKRQQYRNRWKNSYRTIIALFILGFTFVFVWFKIGQAF